The Cydia splendana chromosome Z, ilCydSple1.2, whole genome shotgun sequence genome window below encodes:
- the LOC134805278 gene encoding uncharacterized protein LOC134805278, with protein MKNAKSCDTPGSNDAKSTQETPQEKEYPYREAVGSLLYLSTRTRPDIAQAVNLVSRNVENPTKQDVVKVKRIFRYLVGTKEKGILFKRNSPLEIINAYSDSDYAGDPKTRRSTSGSVLMIANGPVSWASKRQPIVSLSSTEAEFIAAAECCKEALYLKSFLKEITDIDAKVNLHVDNQSSIQLVKSGSCNKRSKHINVRYHFIHEHFVQGLININYCPTEVQLADIMTKPLGKVKFAGHCKTLMCG; from the coding sequence atgaaaaatgcTAAATCTTGTGACACACCTGGAAGCAACGATGCCAAGTCGACACAGGAAACTCCTCAGGAGAAGGAATACCCCTATAGAGAGGCAGTGGGGAGTCTACTGTATCTATCGACCAGAACGAGACCTGACATCGCACAGGCTGTAAATTTAGTTAGCAGAAATGTTGAAAATCCAACTAAACAAGATGTCGTAAAGGTCAAGAGGATATTCAGATATCTAGTTGGAACTAAAGAGAAGGGCATACTGTTTAAAAGAAATAGCCCGTTAGAAATTATAAATGCCTACTCGGACTCTGACTATGCGGGAGATCCGAAGACGAGACGAAGCACATCTGGCTCAGTACTTATGATAGCAAATGGACCTGTTTCATGGGCATCCAAGAGACAACCCATAGTGTCCCTTTCATCTACAGAAGCTGAATTTATTGCTGCAGCAGAATGCTGTAAAGAAGCGTTATACCTAAAATCGTTCTTAAAGGAAATAACAGATATAGATGCAAAAGTCAATCTGCATGTTGACAATCAAAGCTCAATACAGCTAGTAAAATCTGGCTCTTGCAACAAAAGATCTAAGCATATAAACGTGCGATACCATTTCATACATGAACACTTTGTGCAAGGGCTGATCAATATAAACTACTGCCCAACCGAAGTACAGCTAGCGGATATAATGACAAAGCCTTTAGGTAAAGTGAAGTTCGCTGGACACTGCAAGACACTAATGTGTGGATAG